One window of Candidatus Palauibacter soopunensis genomic DNA carries:
- a CDS encoding S9 family peptidase translates to MIAPFRSARISLSFLAATALLCVAAPAVAQAGAESGPLRMEDIFEVEIAGDPQISPDGRRIVYVRQRADIMTDGRFSNLWTVGSDGSGHRPLTSGDFSDSSPRWSPDGTRLAFVSNRSGSAQIHVRWMDSGETSVITNVTEPPRSFEWSPDGTQIAFGKLVPKPAPTIGGMPTPPEGAEWAEPAQVVERLVYRFDQLGDLPHGFVHVFVVPSEGGTARQITSGDNHWAGNGIGGTHFSWTPDGTGLVMSRDPRGGDTESVFVADTEVFEVSVADGTTTQLTDRRGPDDGPIVSPDGRHIAYFGMDDRFQGYQLTRLYVMNRDGSDPRSLSDGLDREVYGATWTPDGSGLYALYDDEGMTKLALFRLDDDGSGHRVLTDNVGGVGRAYAGATYSVADDGSFAMNYTTPAVISEVATGRPGSDVRVLTGINDDLMAKREIGEVEEIWYESSHDGRPIQGWIIKPPGFDPSRRYPLILEIHGGPFSNYGVRFDLEKQLMAAQGYVVLYTNPRGSTSYGEEFGNLIHHAYPGDDFYDLMSGVDAVIDEGYVDEEQLYVVGGSGGGVLTAWLVGRTDRFRAAVSWYPVINWYSFVLTADMAAYGVNYWFPGFPWDHVEHYESRSLLSVVENVTTPTRIVTGEEDWRTPMSESEQYFKALKLLGVETSLVRFPGEPHGIRRRPSHHIGKMLSTLEWFRRYAATTS, encoded by the coding sequence ATGATCGCCCCGTTCCGCAGTGCCCGAATCTCCCTTTCGTTTCTTGCCGCCACAGCCCTTCTGTGCGTCGCCGCGCCGGCGGTTGCGCAGGCGGGGGCCGAATCCGGCCCGCTTCGCATGGAGGACATCTTCGAGGTCGAGATCGCGGGCGACCCGCAGATCTCGCCCGACGGCCGCCGGATCGTCTACGTCCGCCAGCGCGCCGACATCATGACGGACGGCCGCTTCTCGAACCTCTGGACCGTAGGCTCCGACGGGTCGGGCCACCGGCCGCTCACCTCGGGGGACTTCTCGGACAGTTCGCCCCGCTGGTCGCCCGACGGAACGCGGCTCGCCTTCGTCTCGAACCGCAGCGGCAGCGCGCAGATTCACGTCCGCTGGATGGATTCGGGCGAGACGTCGGTCATCACGAACGTGACCGAGCCGCCCCGGTCCTTCGAGTGGTCGCCGGACGGGACCCAGATCGCGTTCGGGAAGCTGGTGCCGAAGCCGGCGCCGACGATCGGGGGGATGCCGACGCCGCCGGAAGGCGCGGAGTGGGCCGAACCCGCTCAGGTCGTCGAGCGACTCGTGTATCGCTTCGACCAGTTGGGCGATCTCCCGCACGGGTTCGTGCACGTCTTCGTGGTTCCGTCCGAAGGGGGGACGGCCCGCCAGATCACGAGCGGCGACAACCACTGGGCCGGCAACGGGATCGGCGGGACGCACTTCTCCTGGACGCCCGACGGCACGGGCCTCGTCATGTCACGCGACCCGCGGGGCGGGGACACGGAGAGCGTCTTCGTGGCGGATACGGAGGTGTTCGAGGTCTCCGTCGCCGACGGCACGACCACGCAGCTCACGGATCGCCGGGGCCCGGATGACGGGCCGATCGTCTCACCGGATGGCCGCCACATCGCCTACTTCGGCATGGACGACCGCTTCCAGGGCTACCAGCTCACACGGCTCTACGTGATGAACCGGGACGGGAGCGACCCGCGTTCCCTCTCCGACGGACTCGACCGCGAGGTGTACGGGGCCACGTGGACGCCCGACGGGTCCGGCCTGTACGCGCTGTACGACGACGAGGGGATGACGAAGCTCGCTCTCTTCCGCCTCGACGACGACGGGAGCGGCCACCGGGTGCTGACCGACAACGTCGGCGGGGTCGGCCGCGCCTATGCCGGAGCGACGTACTCCGTGGCCGACGACGGCAGCTTCGCGATGAACTACACGACGCCCGCCGTGATCTCCGAAGTCGCAACAGGTCGCCCCGGAAGCGATGTCCGCGTGCTCACGGGCATCAACGACGACCTGATGGCCAAGCGGGAGATCGGCGAGGTCGAGGAGATCTGGTACGAGTCCTCGCACGATGGGCGGCCGATCCAGGGCTGGATCATCAAACCGCCGGGCTTCGATCCGTCGCGGCGGTATCCGCTCATCCTCGAGATCCACGGCGGCCCGTTCTCGAACTACGGGGTCCGCTTCGACCTCGAGAAGCAGCTCATGGCGGCGCAGGGCTACGTCGTCCTCTACACGAACCCGCGCGGGAGCACGAGCTACGGCGAGGAGTTCGGGAACCTGATCCACCACGCCTACCCCGGCGACGACTTCTACGACCTCATGTCCGGCGTCGACGCGGTCATCGACGAAGGGTATGTGGACGAAGAGCAGCTCTACGTCGTGGGTGGGAGCGGAGGCGGCGTCCTCACGGCCTGGCTCGTGGGCCGGACGGACCGCTTCCGCGCCGCGGTCTCGTGGTATCCCGTCATCAACTGGTACAGCTTCGTGCTCACGGCCGACATGGCCGCCTACGGCGTCAACTACTGGTTCCCCGGCTTCCCGTGGGACCACGTGGAGCACTACGAGTCGCGCTCGCTCCTGAGCGTGGTGGAAAACGTGACGACGCCGACGCGGATCGTGACGGGCGAGGAGGACTGGCGCACGCCGATGTCCGAGTCCGAGCAGTACTTCAAGGCGCTGAAGCTGCTCGGGGTGGAGACGTCGCTCGTACGCTTCCCCGGCGAGCCGCACGGCATCCGCCGCCGCCCGAGCCATCACATCGGAAAGATGCTGTCGACCCTGGAGTGGTTCCGCCGCTATGCCGCGACAACGTCTTGA
- a CDS encoding cold shock domain-containing protein, whose translation MRTRGTVKWFNDQKGFGFITPEEGGKDCFVHHTAIQADGFRTLKEGEAVEFDVTDGTKGPAAENVTRVA comes from the coding sequence ATGCGTACGAGAGGTACCGTGAAGTGGTTCAACGACCAGAAGGGCTTCGGGTTCATTACCCCGGAAGAGGGTGGTAAGGACTGCTTCGTACACCACACGGCGATTCAGGCGGACGGCTTTCGCACTCTGAAGGAGGGCGAGGCCGTCGAGTTCGACGTTACGGACGGGACGAAGGGCCCGGCCGCGGAGAACGTGACCCGCGTCGCGTGA
- a CDS encoding N-acetyltransferase family protein — protein sequence MLEIRPLSHEDWDAVRRIYEEGIETGDATFETEAPGWESWDASHLDSCRLVAEREGRVVGWAALAPVSGRCVYGGVAEVSVYVDGDARGDGIGLRLLTALVESSERAGLWTLQAGIFPENVASLRIHERAGFRRVGRRERLGRLDGRWRDVLLLERRSPLVGTETA from the coding sequence ATCCTCGAGATCCGCCCGCTCAGTCACGAGGACTGGGATGCGGTGCGAAGGATCTACGAGGAAGGGATCGAGACGGGGGACGCGACCTTCGAAACGGAAGCGCCCGGCTGGGAGTCGTGGGACGCGAGTCACCTTGATAGCTGTCGGCTCGTGGCGGAGCGGGAGGGGCGCGTCGTCGGGTGGGCGGCCCTGGCTCCGGTCTCCGGACGCTGCGTGTACGGCGGCGTGGCGGAGGTGAGCGTCTACGTCGACGGCGACGCGCGCGGGGACGGAATCGGCCTCAGGCTCCTGACCGCGCTCGTCGAATCGTCCGAGCGGGCCGGGCTCTGGACCCTGCAGGCGGGGATCTTTCCGGAGAACGTCGCAAGTCTGCGCATCCACGAACGAGCCGGCTTCCGCCGCGTGGGGCGACGGGAGCGGTTGGGGAGGCTCGACGGGCGGTGGCGCGACGTGCTTCTGCTCGAACGGCGCAGCCCTCTCGTGGGGACCGAAACTGCCTGA
- a CDS encoding TlpA disulfide reductase family protein yields the protein MRRAVLGALALAAVAAGCRGGEREGAAEAAARTPEPAESAPASYRPLPPLEVTHLDGRPADLGQFRGQVVVLNLWATWCIPCRDEMPELQQMHAKYAADPFEVVGISIDEGDVALVEGFLEEFDITYPNFLGDGPGLTQALSLYPGVPHTLLVDAEGLIRGYWGGRFHPFEPETTALVERVLSEAQ from the coding sequence ATGAGGCGCGCCGTGCTCGGGGCGCTGGCCCTTGCGGCTGTCGCGGCCGGGTGCCGCGGGGGTGAGCGCGAGGGAGCGGCGGAGGCCGCTGCGCGGACCCCCGAGCCGGCGGAAAGCGCCCCGGCCTCGTACCGCCCCCTCCCACCGCTCGAGGTGACGCACCTGGACGGCCGGCCGGCGGACCTCGGCCAGTTCCGCGGCCAGGTGGTCGTCCTGAACCTGTGGGCGACCTGGTGCATCCCCTGCCGCGACGAGATGCCGGAGTTGCAGCAGATGCACGCGAAGTACGCGGCGGACCCCTTCGAGGTGGTCGGGATCTCCATCGATGAGGGCGATGTTGCGCTCGTCGAGGGATTCCTGGAGGAGTTCGACATCACCTATCCCAACTTCCTCGGCGATGGTCCCGGACTCACGCAGGCGCTCAGCCTCTATCCCGGCGTGCCGCACACGCTGCTGGTGGACGCGGAGGGCCTGATTCGGGGGTACTGGGGCGGCCGCTTCCATCCCTTCGAACCGGAAACGACGGCGCTCGTCGAGAGGGTTCTCTCGGAGGCACAGTAG
- a CDS encoding M24 family metallopeptidase gives MRVSTPRFPGPGVQSAGLLSAGLLLVLSAALGPSHAAAQSATPPDGGFADAQRTDGAMPVILPLRERAAVIDRWLEGRLETVAPEIMRREGVDLWIVAAREYNEDPVIETMLPSTYMAARRRTVLILHDRGPGQPLERLAVARYDIGPFPRAWDPDSEPDQWGRVAEVIAERDPQRIAVNRSSTFALADGLTGTEYDALMAALPAKYRERVAGTERLAIGWLETRTPEEMEVYPQIVRIAHRIIAEGFSAKVIQPGVTTTEDVVWWYRERILELKLATWFQPSVSVQRHEQAGGAREGEGDFSAPPDENVIRPGDLLHVDFGIKYLRLNTDTQQHAYVLKPGEDAAPAGLVRALAVGNRLQDILTENFAAGRSGNEILAGALEQAKAEGINATIYTHPIGFHGHGAGPTIGLWDNQGGVPGRGDYPLFPNTAHSIELNAAVPVPEWGGQPVRIMLEEDAFFDGERTWYIDGRQVDFWLIPR, from the coding sequence ATGCGCGTTTCGACACCACGCTTCCCGGGCCCCGGAGTGCAGTCCGCCGGTCTCCTCTCCGCCGGTCTCCTGCTCGTCCTGTCCGCGGCTCTCGGTCCGTCGCACGCGGCGGCTCAGTCGGCCACGCCGCCGGACGGCGGGTTCGCGGACGCCCAGCGGACGGATGGGGCGATGCCCGTCATCCTCCCGCTGCGGGAGCGGGCCGCCGTCATCGACCGCTGGCTGGAAGGGCGGCTCGAGACAGTGGCGCCCGAGATCATGCGCCGCGAGGGGGTCGACCTCTGGATCGTCGCCGCCCGCGAATACAACGAGGATCCGGTCATCGAGACGATGCTGCCCTCCACGTACATGGCGGCGCGGCGGCGCACCGTCCTCATCCTCCACGACCGGGGACCGGGGCAGCCGCTGGAACGGCTCGCGGTGGCGCGGTACGACATCGGCCCCTTCCCGCGCGCGTGGGACCCGGACAGCGAGCCGGACCAGTGGGGGCGGGTGGCGGAGGTCATCGCCGAGCGCGACCCGCAGCGCATCGCCGTGAACCGTTCCTCGACCTTCGCGCTCGCGGACGGGCTCACCGGGACGGAGTACGACGCGCTGATGGCCGCGCTCCCGGCGAAGTACCGCGAGCGGGTGGCCGGGACCGAGCGCCTCGCGATCGGATGGCTGGAGACGCGGACGCCCGAGGAGATGGAGGTCTATCCCCAGATCGTGCGGATCGCGCACCGGATCATCGCCGAAGGCTTCAGCGCGAAGGTGATTCAGCCCGGCGTGACGACGACCGAGGATGTCGTGTGGTGGTACCGCGAACGGATCCTCGAACTCAAGCTCGCGACCTGGTTCCAGCCGAGCGTCTCCGTGCAGCGCCATGAGCAGGCGGGCGGCGCGAGGGAAGGGGAGGGGGACTTCTCCGCGCCTCCGGACGAGAACGTGATCCGTCCGGGTGATCTGCTGCACGTGGACTTCGGGATCAAGTACCTGCGCCTGAACACCGACACGCAACAGCATGCCTACGTCCTGAAGCCGGGGGAGGACGCCGCCCCCGCGGGTCTCGTCCGCGCGCTCGCCGTCGGGAACCGCCTCCAGGACATCCTCACCGAGAACTTCGCCGCGGGGCGTTCGGGAAACGAGATCCTCGCCGGCGCGCTGGAGCAGGCGAAGGCCGAGGGGATCAATGCGACGATCTACACGCACCCGATCGGCTTCCACGGCCACGGCGCCGGACCGACGATCGGTCTCTGGGACAATCAGGGCGGCGTGCCGGGGCGCGGCGACTATCCGCTCTTCCCGAACACGGCGCACTCGATCGAACTCAACGCGGCCGTCCCGGTTCCGGAATGGGGCGGACAGCCGGTGCGCATCATGCTCGAGGAGGACGCGTTCTTCGACGGCGAGCGCACGTGGTACATCGACGGCCGCCAGGTCGATTTCTGGCTCATCCCGCGATGA
- a CDS encoding DUF1761 domain-containing protein: MQDVNWLAVLVAGVVPMVVGFLWYGPIFGKQWLSLMETTAEEIQKDFNPVKTHGASFVLSLVTAYVLAQLLAVMGGSGAMIGVHVGLLVTIGFVLNVGYQGVAYENRKPGIFFLSLGFNAVALIGQAVVLAVWP; this comes from the coding sequence GTGCAAGACGTCAACTGGCTCGCCGTCCTGGTCGCCGGAGTCGTTCCGATGGTCGTCGGCTTTCTGTGGTACGGCCCGATCTTCGGCAAGCAGTGGCTCTCGCTCATGGAGACCACCGCGGAGGAGATCCAGAAGGACTTCAACCCGGTGAAGACGCATGGGGCGAGTTTCGTCCTCTCGCTCGTCACCGCCTACGTCCTGGCGCAGCTCCTCGCCGTGATGGGCGGCTCCGGCGCCATGATCGGGGTCCACGTGGGGCTGCTGGTCACGATCGGATTCGTTCTCAACGTCGGGTACCAGGGCGTGGCCTACGAGAACCGCAAGCCCGGGATCTTCTTCCTGAGCCTGGGCTTCAACGCCGTCGCCCTCATCGGGCAGGCGGTCGTTCTCGCCGTCTGGCCCTGA